From a region of the Lactuca sativa cultivar Salinas chromosome 4, Lsat_Salinas_v11, whole genome shotgun sequence genome:
- the LOC111921368 gene encoding uncharacterized protein LOC111921368, with product MLSTIRSLRLHSRLLSLHGGIKRLPMVAAEALLSVYYSYCNLSPCTVDLDDCQTSMHIWAANHRRCNKPNLVLVHGYGGNSKWQFILQVAQLTRDFNVYIPDLVFFGKSYSTRTERTEEFQAKCVCDGMKKLGVERFSVYGISYGGFVVYRMAEMEEKMVEKVVIVSSGIVYTEEQKSEYLEKIGRNVVEILVPEKPEEIRTLCRLSMYKSDIGKWFPDFFLRGFIAADRWRKERQELIENLLSKKPDPHLPVLTQETLIIWGEKDNIFPIQLGHQLHRHLGPKSKLKIIKDVGHAANVEAPNSLNELITSFVLSGRS from the exons ATGCTCTCTACCATTCGATCTCTCCGGCTCCACAGCCGTCTCCTGTCCCTCCACGGCGGCATCAAACGCCTTCCTATGGTTGCCGCCGAAGCTCTCCTATCGGTTTACTATTCCTACTGTAATCTCTCCCCATGCACCGTCGACCTCGACGATTGCCAAACCTCAATGCACATATGGGCGGCGAACCACCGCCGCTGCAACAAGCCAAACCTCGTTCTCGTCCATGGCTACGGCGGTAACTCCAAGTGGCAATTCATATTGCAGGTAGCTCAATTGACTCGTGATTTCAATGTTTACATACCAGATCTAGTGTTTTTCGGCAAATCGTACTCGACGAGGACGGAGCGTACGGAGGAGTTTCAGGCGAAGTGCGTGTGCGATGGAATGAAGAAATTGGGAGTTGAAAGATTCTCGGTGTATGGAATTAGTTACGGAGGATTTGTGGTGTATCGGATGGCGGAGATGGAGGAGAAGATGGTGGAGAAGGTGGTGATTGTGAGCAGTGGAATTGTGTATACGGAGGAGCAGAAATCGGAGTATCTGGAGAAGATAGGGCGGAATGTGGTGGAGATTTTGGTACCGGAGAAACCAGAAGAAATACGAACGCTGTGCAGATTGTCTATGTATAAATCTGATATTGGAAAGTGGTTTCCTGATTTCTTCCTTCGTGGATTCATTGCT GCAGATAGATGGAGGAAGGAAAGACAAGAACTGATTGAGAATTTGCTTTCGAAGAAACCTGATCCTCATCTTCCTGTTCTTACCCAG GAAACACTTATAATATGGGGAGAGAAAGACAATATCTTCCCGATTCAGTTGGGACATCAACTACATag GCACTTGGGTCCGAAGTCAAAGCTAAAGATAATTAAGGACGTAGGGCACGCTGCAAATGTCGAAGCTCCAAATTCACTCAACGAATTGATTACATCGTTTGTATTAAGTGGTCGTTcctag